The Triticum aestivum cultivar Chinese Spring chromosome 7B, IWGSC CS RefSeq v2.1, whole genome shotgun sequence genome window below encodes:
- the LOC123161484 gene encoding uncharacterized protein YwbO encodes MPSRLLPIRVPSLAKPTALRFAKHMASNTGKKLIQIDVSSDTVCPWCFVGKKNLEKAMEQTMDKFDFEVRWHPFFLNPDAPKEGVKKSDFYKTKFGPVQFERATARMREMFRGLGFEYDMSGLTGNTMDSHRLITLAGHQGYDKQNALVDELFVSYFCQGKYIGDRQVLMDAARKVGIEGAEELLLDPSKGVDEVKEELNKYSSGISGVPHFVINGKYQLSGGQPPNIFMRAFETAAKDAAE; translated from the exons ATGCCAAGTCGCCTCCTCCCGATCCGCGTCCCCTCCCTCGCCAAGCCCACAGCTCTCAG ATTTGCTAAACATATGGCTTCAAATACTGGCAAGAAGCTCATTCAGATCGACGTGAGCTCAGATACAGTGTGCCCTTGGTGCTTTGTTGGGAAAAAGAATCTTGAGAAAGCTATGGAGCAAACCATGGACAAGTTCGATTTCGAG GTTCGTTGGCATCCATTTTTTTTGAACCCTGATGCACCTAAGGAAGGTGTCAAGAAATCTGATTTCTACAAGACCAAGTTTGGCCCTGTGCAGTTTGAGCGTGCAACTGCTCGCATGAGAGAG ATGTTCCGAGGACTTGGCTTTGAATATGACATGTCAGGACTCAC CGGGAATACAATGGACAGCCATAGGCTCATAACACTTGCCGGACACCAAGGCTACGATAAACAAAATGCTCTTGTAGACGAATTATTCGTCAGTTATTTTTGCCAAGGAAAATATATTGGTGATAG GCAAGTTCTTATGGATGCTGCAAGAAAGGTGGGCATAGAAGGAGCAGAAGAACTTTTGCTGGACCCTAGCAAAGGAGTCGATGAG GTTAAGGAAGAACTCAACAAGTACTCTTCTGGCATTTCTGGAGTCCCTCactttgtg ATCAATGGAAAATATCAACTCAGTGGTGGTCAGCCTCCAAACATATTCATGAGGGCGTTCGAGACTGCTGCCAAAGATGCAGCTGAATGA